The window CAACGAGTGGGGAAATAATTTAGCAGGAAGTCGAAATTCAGCACAACACCggtcttgcggctgtcagagGAGAAACAAAAGCTGATGATCTCCGTATGTTTTTCCGCCGTCTCTGGGCACGTTCATACGTAAATTGCACAAGCTTATGTTGTCctttagatcgaaagatctgaaaaaacccaTGCATTTACCTACGCATTTCATCCCCTCGatgaaatcaggacagaagtgcttgaaagtggacaaaaaagatgaattaaaacaccaggtgtaaacaggtatGTGTCTCcttcgtctacttgtgatccgatcgaccaaaatgcatcttaatcgcatcttttttctttgtttaaagaacatttcaaaacccccccaaaaaaaaaaacatttcactaTAAAGATCCTTTCATGGAAAGGAAAGGTtacatggatgttaaaggttcttcatggaatcattaatgccaataaagaatcACACTGCTGGAAAAGCCAACATAGAACAGAAACTTCACCTCTTTACAGCCACTGTCTCCAAACATCCAACCCCAGATGTAGTACAAGGCCAAAGACTTGCTTTGATTTGTCCCAAATGAATCTGctattttgaatgaatcgtttgactgaatgattcaatgactcactcattaagacggtGATTTGCTGCCACCTCATACTGGCAGTttttgtttcatatttaaaagtatttcaTTTTAGCTGAGGGCTGAGAGTGTGATGAAAATTGAAAGCTgcttttgttttataatgtgtttataaataaactatTAAGAGGGAAATATGAGATAACATTGTTAAATATAACagagataataaaataattgcgGTCACATTGCATACTGTCCTTTtctcatgtttttttcttcagtgtgaagaatgttttaaaaatgtaaaccttttgtgtaatggaaagattccatagatgttaaaggttcttcatggaattATTATTGCCAATAAGGAAGCTTTATTCTCATGCTGCTCTTTACATTTACTCTGAATTTATACCGTACAAGCAGTGACATAAACATGAAAGTTGTAATCTAAATGCATACAGTAAATAAACAGACATTAAAGAaggtataaatatattttaatttcatatgaaAATATCAATGACAGCACTTGAACATTTGTCgcttacttaaaaaaaaaagcaaaagagagagaaaaaaacaaaaagcgcCTTAAAATCAACAAGTCACACTCATACAATCTGACAGAGAATGAAAGTGAATTCCACAACTTGAGGGCTGAAGTTACAAACGCCCAGaaaaaggaagaagaagaaCGGTTAGAATTTATAACATGATTTTCTCTGAATGCTTTTGCTGCTTGATAGAGAGACTCTGAATCAACATACACAACTGAcaaatttctatatattgtGATAATTATGATCACAACTTGTAATAATTGCTTTaatgagctcattgtttctgcctaaatgaatacatgatgttagctaactgcatgatttgtaatatattagaactgtacatttctgaaGTATGGATATTACTTGGACACCatcacctctgataacagatcactCGAAATTGaagaaacatgcattttctgtaaaactgctttgaaacaataagtatagtgaaaagcgctatacaagcAAATGTGAATTAAATTGAAATGTGTAAATTAGAGAGAGGAATTTTCCTGCACAGTGGcagcatttaaaaaattttaatcaTCCATATGaaataattgtaattatatCAGCAGAAGCTTTTCAAAACGATTGTAATTATATCTGCTGTGCTTGATGAATTTTCAAATAATCAGCACTAGCTAAACAGAATCTCTATGTACATCATTCACACTGTATCTTAAAACTCATCGTTGGTTCATTTTCTCATTGAACATTTTTTGTCCCAATCTGGCTTGATtgagttttattattattattttttaaagatcttCTGCAGAATCATTTTTAGATGATTCCTGAACTTTACATCTACAAAAACGTAAAACAGAGGGTTCAAGCAACAGTGAGAGAAAGCTAACATTCGGCAAATAACATATGCATAGTAGACTCTAATGATTACTCTACAGTCTGTGAAGTCAGTCAAAGTAATTAAGAACATAACAATGTTATATGGAGCCCAACCAATAAAAAACACCAGTGCAATAACAAATGTTAGTCTAACAGTCTTGTTTTTCTCATTGGTCTGTGATTTTGTTATGGACCAAAGCATTCTGCCACAGCAAAAACCCATGATTAGAAATGCAATGAAGAAgaaagcattttgaaaataAGCAATGCCAGATTTCACTTCAACACTGTCATATTCACAGTATGTATTATCAGAATAATGTGTAACTTTGCTATAAAGTGAATTGGGCAGTGAAACTGCTCCGCTCAGGATCCAAATGATAATTGGAGCGGCAGAAAATCCTCTGCATTTCTCCCAGTCAGACAGAGGATGAACCACTAACATGTAACACTGAACGGTCATGAGAGTCAAGAACAACACACTGCTGTAAAAGCCAACATCGAACAGAAACGTCACCGCTTTACAGCCAATCTCTCCAAACGTCCAACCCCAGATGTAGTACGAGGCCCAGAATGGAAGTCCAAACGTGAACAGCAGATTTGATAGCGTTAAATTGAGGATGAATCTCTACACTCTAAAtgaaggttctttattggtgtcgatggttccatgaagaactttTAACATCAATGGAACTTTCGGAGATGggacatgctgattggttgacttCACGTAGCATAACCAGTCTGTTGCGAtgcgtgcagtaagagttgtttgctattcgaatcaacaatggagtttaaaaaatacgacAGATGGAACAATAaagttcaggctttattaagctcaTATGTGGAGGACAAAATCCATCGGGAACTGGAAAGTCTTACATCACCGGACTAATTTGCATAATCTTCAAAGTACTGGAACAAATTGTTCTGGTAATTTCATTGGAAATGCGGCTCCATTAAATGGTTCTTGTAAGAActgatcactgaaaggttctttgtaGAACCAACTGTGTGTTTTTTATAGCATcggcacaaaaaaaaatctccttTTGGGACCTCTATATTTAAGTGTGAACTTTATCTTAGAGCTCATTGTTGGTTCACTGCATTCAGTAAAAGTACTTTAGTTTTCTCTTAGTACTCTGTGACTGATTTTTTAAAAGACCTTCTGAAGAATCAATTTTAGATGATTCCTGAACTTTACATCAACAAAAACGTAAAGCACAGGGTTCAAGCAACAGTGTAAGAAAGCTAACATTCGGCAAGCATAATATGCATAGTCGAGTCTAATGCTTAATTCACAGTCTGTGAATGGCTTGATATTCTGATCAGTCAAAGATTTTAAGAACATAACAATGTTATATGGAGCCCAACCAATAAAAAACACCAGTGCAATAACAAATGTTAGTCTAACAGTCTTGTGTTTCTCATTGGTCTGTGATTTTGTTATCGTCCAAAGCATTCTGCCATAGCAAAAACCCATGATTAGAAATGCAATGAAgaaaaaagcattttgaaaatatgtgATGCCAGATTTCATTtcaacattgtcatattcaCAGTACGTACTATTAAAATGTGGTATAACTTTGCTATGAAGTGAACCAAGAAGTGAAACTGCTCCGCTCAGGATCCAAACGATAGAGGGGGCGATAGAAAATCCTCTGCATTTCTCCCAGTCAGACAgaggatgaaccactgccatGTAACGCTGAACGGTCATGAGAGTCAAGAACAACACACTGCTGTAAAAGCCAACATAGAACAGAAACTTCACCGTTTTACAGCCACCGTCTCCAAACGTCCAACCCCAGATGTAGTACGAGGCCCAGAATGGAAGTCCAAATGTGAACAGCAGATCTGACAGAGCTACATTGAGGATGAACACGTTGGTCAGGGATTTGAGACTCTCGTAGAGCGCCAGGATGACCAGAACGAGGATGTTACCGATGCAGCTTAACAGAACAACTATTGTGAAAAACACTGGAATAATAATGGATCCAACTTTCACCACCTCCTCTTTGACACACAACTCATTGCCATATTCATTTTCTGGGGTATAGTAGTCATAGTCAGGGTCCATTGTCTCCTCATCAGTCATGTTGTTCTGCAACGTCGCAAACTACTTCAGTTAGACCAGATCAGATTTGTCCAGGTTCAGTTATTTACTCTTTGTAGATGTTTTCTGTGGAGAATCAAGTCAAACAtgaataaaatctttttttttttcattaggtAAAACTATATGAGGAAATTCATATTAATCAGTTTatcttaatttattcctgtgaggAAAATACTAAATACAGCCTGACATTTAGTTCTTACCTGCTGCTCTTTCCACTGTGTCTTTAACTAAATGGAATCAAACTAATTTGATAGGAATTTAgaaaataataactaataaaaactaatttcCCTACTACTTTTTGAGTTGAGTATCTTGTCAAGACAGCTGAGCAGATCAAATGTGGAAGAGGTGTTTacctttactgtattttatagaATGGGGAAATTCCTCTCTTTTtttcaacacacaaataaactgaaaaaaaaaagtataaaaacaaGTTTCACTTAGTaatgctagtaaatttcacaaacacttacaaagaaattaaactaaaacatggaattaaacataaaagtaGAAAAACAGTATTTTGCTGTAAAACATGCTCCAATAATCTTAATTATCAGTGGTCCAATAAAACATGATCTCATTCTGAAGCCGCCCTCCACAGCAGAAGTTTCAATCAGCCAAAAAAATCATCAGCTTGCAAAGTTGTGTACTGATGTAAAGTAAAAGTGGAACTTCCCGGATACTTATAAACACCCGACTATGTCAGCTTCTTTTAGCAATTTCACAAAGGTTGTGTAGTCACACATAACAATACTACTAAATGCTCAAACACACTTGAAATGCTTACACACACTAATGTGAAATGCAAACCTATACATCTGATGTTACTCGTGTGTACATACAAACTCTTTGCATACATACACCTATACAAATCCAAACGCTGATAAAGTTactcaaaatgattttttagcATTTAGTTTCTCTTTGTATTACTTGCATGTACAATCTTCCACAGATGTATTTGCGTTTAAAGCATACTTCAAGCAAGGTTAAACATAAAGTAGGTACTTATCTTACTTTAAAAGGTAGtatcacaaacattttaaatgaaagcTTACCATCCACACAAACAACAGACGAAACTGCCTCTCACACATTTTCTTTTGCATtaaacatttcctgaagaaatcatgcaggtcatgtgacagcagaactttttttttccactttcacgAAGAGATGAGTGCCATGAGATGATCTCTACAGCTTAAGTAACTGTTCCACTCATTTGTAATGACAGACGAAGCATGCAACAGATACAATATACTCTGAGGCAGTTTGCACATTAGAGAGCACAGTCACATTATACAATGAATCTGTATCATACCAGCAGTGACAAATATGAATGTCATAATGTAATTGCATACAGTAAATAAACAGACATAAAAGAACATAAATggatatattttaatttcatgtgaAAATATTTTCTGCATTAATGATGACATTTGTATGAAAATGGAACATTTGTCAGTGGTTCTTTCACTCTGCTCATCGATTGCTCCAGTCTGCCTTGCTGTTGAATAGTTTGCATCTGTAGCTCCATAGGGCTTTGTTTTGAATCTATTTATTATCATTACTTGTCTATTTTATCATCACCATGTATCTGATATTGCCTATCACATTAATCTGATGTCGCCAGCATTTAACTTTTTATTGGGTGATTGTGAGGCGGCCTATAGTCGCGGAACAAAATACCACTGTTCTGTTCCGATTAGAACAttaaacaggttctccccactcagtgacgcacccactgagaatcctgttgaaagtgccctagtaattggcgattctattacatggaacatgaaaatagagacaccagctaCCATAGTCACATGCCATCTGAGTCATCTGAGTCATAAT of the Megalobrama amblycephala isolate DHTTF-2021 linkage group LG24, ASM1881202v1, whole genome shotgun sequence genome contains:
- the LOC125260705 gene encoding chemokine XC receptor 1-like, which translates into the protein MLRERFILNLTLSNLLFTFGLPFWASYYIWGWTFGEIGCKAVTFLFDVGFYSSVLFLTLMTVQCYMLVVHPLSDWEKCRGFSAAPIIIWILSGAVSLPNSLYSKVTHYSDNTYCEYDSVEVKSGIAYFQNAFFFIAFLIMGFCCGRMLWSITKSQTNEKNKTVRLTFVIALVFFIGWAPYNIVMFLITLTDFTDCRVIIRVYYAYVICRMLAFSHCCLNPLFYVFVDVKFRNHLKMILQKIFKK
- the LOC125259979 gene encoding chemokine XC receptor 1-like produces the protein MTDEETMDPDYDYYTPENEYGNELCVKEEVVKVGSIIIPVFFTIVVLLSCIGNILVLVILALYESLKSLTNVFILNVALSDLLFTFGLPFWASYYIWGWTFGDGGCKTVKFLFYVGFYSSVLFLTLMTVQRYMAVVHPLSDWEKCRGFSIAPSIVWILSGAVSLLGSLHSKVIPHFNSTYCEYDNVEMKSGITYFQNAFFFIAFLIMGFCYGRMLWTITKSQTNEKHKTVRLTFVIALVFFIGWAPYNIVMFLKSLTDQNIKPFTDCELSIRLDYAYYACRMLAFLHCCLNPVLYVFVDVKFRNHLKLILQKVF